In Salvia miltiorrhiza cultivar Shanhuang (shh) unplaced genomic scaffold, IMPLAD_Smil_shh fragScaff_scaffold_101, whole genome shotgun sequence, a single genomic region encodes these proteins:
- the LOC131002289 gene encoding uncharacterized protein At5g41620-like isoform X2 — protein sequence MPKHIHRGVMMEGIAMPTKTRKRGCSSSSSSSSRIHHYRLNKRAIVVGRSRAGLGGSRSGTQVPTWRTASAVESPKYSQSGRPAQPVSARRLAATLWEMNEIPSPGLGGSDLEAVKQQLRKSGTKTVFKREKMQSGWGLRSTSVSVSGSLPPHLSDASHSPSVSEVDPSGIASEKRTPSISRRHTSAEVDSISNASFMEIESRSRAPTSSGSVSGGRSRLKDVSNALTTSKELLKIISRIWAHQADQPSSSMSVVSALHAELERARTQVNHLMQEQRTGRNEVHHLIKCFAEEKTSWKSKEQQAIEAAIASIAGELEVERKIRRRLECLNKNLGKELTEIKSSFMKAVRELESERRAREITEQVCNELARNVDEDRAQVEKLKSESIKIHQEAEKEREMLELADKLREGRVQMKLSEAKHQFEEKSSAISKLRKQLEVFLGAKRDKDDERATCLSKPNISSHAQDDREVEDARDSKAESAEGDHLIESKNNTSKVHKWAYAYSSAIARDSKKSPVDEIKARNSISGQVSWRSTALQRAISEGVEGGIRRHEKGDGFDRQRFPEVEKEPHRRSYLDETQRYRGVKGLHEHVVSSPRSSLTRDCYSPSQQREQPLPSRKPKW from the exons ATGCCGAAGCACATTCATCGCGGGGTGATGATGGAGGGTATCGCAATGCCGACGAAAACAAGGAAAAGAGGGTGCTCGTCCTCGTCGTCTTCTTCCTCGAGAATTCATCACTACAGGTTGAATAAGCGGGCCATTGTGGTGGGCCGGAGTCGGGCCGGGCTCGGGGGGTCCAGATCCGGCACCCAGGTGCCCACGTGGCGGACGGCGAGTGCCGTAGAGTCACCCAAGTATTCTCAGAGTGGCAGGCCGGCCCAGCCCGTTTCGGCCCGGCGGCTGGCGGCCACGCTCTGGGAGATGAATGAGATTCCGTCGCCGGGGTTGGGCGGGAGTGATTTGGAGGCGGTGAAGCAGCAGCTCAGGAAGAGTGGGACCAAGACTGTTttcaagagagagaaaatgcaGTCGGGCTGGGGGCTGCGCTCCACCTCCGTTTCGGTCTCGGGCTCTCTGCCGCCGCATTTGTCGGATGCCTCGCACAGCCCGTCTGTTTCCGAG GTTGATCCAAGTGGAATAGCGAGTGAGAAGAGGACACCATCGATTTCTCGAAGGCACACCTCTGCTGAAGTTGATTCTATCAGCAATGCTAGTTTTATGGAG ATTGAGAGCCGGTCGAGGGCCCCGACTTCGAGTGGATCGGTTAGTGGCGGTAGGAGTCGCCTAAAGGATGTAAGCAACGCTTTGACTACGTCGAAAGAGTTGCTGAAAATCATCAGCCGCATTTGGGCTCATCAGGCGGACCAACCTTCATCAAGCATGTCTGTGGTGTCTGCGCTGCATGCCGAGCTTGAGAGAGCTCGGACGCAGGTCAATCATCTGATGCAAGAGCAACGAACGGGTAGAAACGAGGTCCACCATCTCATCAAGTGTTTTGCTGAGGAAAAGACGTCGTGGAAGAGCAAAGAGCAGCAAGCAATTGAGGCAGCGATTGCATCCATTGCTGGTGAGCTTGAGGTGGAGCGCAAGATTAGGAGACGGCTCGAGTGCTTGAACAAGAATCTAGGGAAAGAGCTAACGGAGATCAAGTCATCATTCATGAAGGCAGTTAGGGAGCTGGAGAGTGAGAGGAGAGCAAGAGAGATAACTGAGCAAGTATGCAATGAATTAGCAAGGAACGTGGATGAGGATAGAGCTCAAGTGGAGAAGCTGAAGAGCGAGTCCATCAAGATTCATCAGGAGGCAGAGAAGGAAAGGGAGATGCTCGAGTTAGCTGATAAATTACGTGAGGGGAGAGTGCAGATGAAGCTCTCCGAGGCCAAGCATCAGTTCGAGGAGAAGAGCTCCGCCATCAGCAAACTGAGGAAACAGTTGGAAGTCTTCCTCGGAGCTAAAAGGGACAAAGATGACGAGAGAGCAACGTGTTTGAGTAAGCCGAACATCAGCTCACACGCACAAGACGATAGAGAGGTTGAGGATGCTAGAGACAGCAAGGCGGAATCAGCAGAAGGCGATCACTTGATTGAGAGCAAGAACAACACGAGCAAAGTCCACAAATGGGCTTATGCTTATAGCTCCGCCATTGCTCGTGATTCCAAGAAATCACCAGTTGATGAGATCAAAGCTAGGAACTCCATCTCCGGTCAGGTCTCTTGGAGGAGCACCGCACTCCAAAGGGCTATATCTGAAGGAGTGGAAGGGGGCATCCGTCGCCATGAGAAGGGAGATGGTTTCGACAGGCAAAGGTTTCCCGAGGTTGAGAAGGAACCACATAGAAGGAGCTACTTGGATGAGACGCAGAGATACAGAGGTGTGAAGGGACTCCACGAGCACGTGGTGTCGAGCCCTCGATCATCGTTAACCAGAGACTGCTACAGTCCATCCCAGCAGAGGGAGCAGCCATTGCCTTCCAGGAAACCTAAATGGTGA
- the LOC131002289 gene encoding uncharacterized protein At5g41620-like isoform X1, with protein sequence MPKHIHRGVMMEGIAMPTKTRKRGCSSSSSSSSRIHHYRLNKRAIVVGRSRAGLGGSRSGTQVPTWRTASAVESPKYSQSGRPAQPVSARRLAATLWEMNEIPSPGLGGSDLEAVKQQLRKSGTKTVFKREKMQSGWGLRSTSVSVSGSLPPHLSDASHSPSVSEVDPSGIASEKRTPSISRRHTSAEVDSISNASFMEVLLFFFGYIASSTVVYQVPEYEHGLQIESRSRAPTSSGSVSGGRSRLKDVSNALTTSKELLKIISRIWAHQADQPSSSMSVVSALHAELERARTQVNHLMQEQRTGRNEVHHLIKCFAEEKTSWKSKEQQAIEAAIASIAGELEVERKIRRRLECLNKNLGKELTEIKSSFMKAVRELESERRAREITEQVCNELARNVDEDRAQVEKLKSESIKIHQEAEKEREMLELADKLREGRVQMKLSEAKHQFEEKSSAISKLRKQLEVFLGAKRDKDDERATCLSKPNISSHAQDDREVEDARDSKAESAEGDHLIESKNNTSKVHKWAYAYSSAIARDSKKSPVDEIKARNSISGQVSWRSTALQRAISEGVEGGIRRHEKGDGFDRQRFPEVEKEPHRRSYLDETQRYRGVKGLHEHVVSSPRSSLTRDCYSPSQQREQPLPSRKPKW encoded by the exons ATGCCGAAGCACATTCATCGCGGGGTGATGATGGAGGGTATCGCAATGCCGACGAAAACAAGGAAAAGAGGGTGCTCGTCCTCGTCGTCTTCTTCCTCGAGAATTCATCACTACAGGTTGAATAAGCGGGCCATTGTGGTGGGCCGGAGTCGGGCCGGGCTCGGGGGGTCCAGATCCGGCACCCAGGTGCCCACGTGGCGGACGGCGAGTGCCGTAGAGTCACCCAAGTATTCTCAGAGTGGCAGGCCGGCCCAGCCCGTTTCGGCCCGGCGGCTGGCGGCCACGCTCTGGGAGATGAATGAGATTCCGTCGCCGGGGTTGGGCGGGAGTGATTTGGAGGCGGTGAAGCAGCAGCTCAGGAAGAGTGGGACCAAGACTGTTttcaagagagagaaaatgcaGTCGGGCTGGGGGCTGCGCTCCACCTCCGTTTCGGTCTCGGGCTCTCTGCCGCCGCATTTGTCGGATGCCTCGCACAGCCCGTCTGTTTCCGAG GTTGATCCAAGTGGAATAGCGAGTGAGAAGAGGACACCATCGATTTCTCGAAGGCACACCTCTGCTGAAGTTGATTCTATCAGCAATGCTAGTTTTATGGAGGTACTCTTGTTTTTCTTTGGATACATTGCATCTTCAACGGTTGTATATCAAGTGCCTGAGTATGAACATGGCTTGCAGATTGAGAGCCGGTCGAGGGCCCCGACTTCGAGTGGATCGGTTAGTGGCGGTAGGAGTCGCCTAAAGGATGTAAGCAACGCTTTGACTACGTCGAAAGAGTTGCTGAAAATCATCAGCCGCATTTGGGCTCATCAGGCGGACCAACCTTCATCAAGCATGTCTGTGGTGTCTGCGCTGCATGCCGAGCTTGAGAGAGCTCGGACGCAGGTCAATCATCTGATGCAAGAGCAACGAACGGGTAGAAACGAGGTCCACCATCTCATCAAGTGTTTTGCTGAGGAAAAGACGTCGTGGAAGAGCAAAGAGCAGCAAGCAATTGAGGCAGCGATTGCATCCATTGCTGGTGAGCTTGAGGTGGAGCGCAAGATTAGGAGACGGCTCGAGTGCTTGAACAAGAATCTAGGGAAAGAGCTAACGGAGATCAAGTCATCATTCATGAAGGCAGTTAGGGAGCTGGAGAGTGAGAGGAGAGCAAGAGAGATAACTGAGCAAGTATGCAATGAATTAGCAAGGAACGTGGATGAGGATAGAGCTCAAGTGGAGAAGCTGAAGAGCGAGTCCATCAAGATTCATCAGGAGGCAGAGAAGGAAAGGGAGATGCTCGAGTTAGCTGATAAATTACGTGAGGGGAGAGTGCAGATGAAGCTCTCCGAGGCCAAGCATCAGTTCGAGGAGAAGAGCTCCGCCATCAGCAAACTGAGGAAACAGTTGGAAGTCTTCCTCGGAGCTAAAAGGGACAAAGATGACGAGAGAGCAACGTGTTTGAGTAAGCCGAACATCAGCTCACACGCACAAGACGATAGAGAGGTTGAGGATGCTAGAGACAGCAAGGCGGAATCAGCAGAAGGCGATCACTTGATTGAGAGCAAGAACAACACGAGCAAAGTCCACAAATGGGCTTATGCTTATAGCTCCGCCATTGCTCGTGATTCCAAGAAATCACCAGTTGATGAGATCAAAGCTAGGAACTCCATCTCCGGTCAGGTCTCTTGGAGGAGCACCGCACTCCAAAGGGCTATATCTGAAGGAGTGGAAGGGGGCATCCGTCGCCATGAGAAGGGAGATGGTTTCGACAGGCAAAGGTTTCCCGAGGTTGAGAAGGAACCACATAGAAGGAGCTACTTGGATGAGACGCAGAGATACAGAGGTGTGAAGGGACTCCACGAGCACGTGGTGTCGAGCCCTCGATCATCGTTAACCAGAGACTGCTACAGTCCATCCCAGCAGAGGGAGCAGCCATTGCCTTCCAGGAAACCTAAATGGTGA